A DNA window from Gillisia sp. Hel1_33_143 contains the following coding sequences:
- the rsmG gene encoding 16S rRNA (guanine(527)-N(7))-methyltransferase RsmG, with translation MELIKKYFPDLTQEQQDQFTAMQELYKDWNLKINVVSRKDIDELYLRHVLHSLGIAKVQSFKPDAKILDVGTGGGFPGIPLAILFPETQFHLVDSIGKKIKVVEEVVAGLELQNVKFTNSRVEDIDGQYDFIVSRAVAAMPTFVHWVKGKIAKKNNHELKNGILYLKGGDLSEELEQYTSAKIYPLPDYFEEEFFETKKVVHLPMKFKG, from the coding sequence TTGGAATTAATTAAAAAATACTTCCCAGATTTAACTCAGGAGCAGCAAGATCAATTTACTGCCATGCAAGAGTTATATAAAGATTGGAACTTAAAGATCAATGTGGTATCAAGAAAAGATATAGATGAGCTTTATCTACGTCATGTTTTGCACTCATTGGGAATTGCTAAGGTTCAAAGTTTTAAGCCAGATGCTAAGATATTAGATGTTGGAACCGGTGGAGGGTTTCCTGGAATTCCTTTAGCTATATTATTTCCCGAAACTCAATTTCACTTGGTAGATTCTATTGGTAAGAAGATTAAGGTGGTAGAAGAAGTTGTTGCAGGATTGGAGCTTCAGAATGTGAAATTTACTAATTCTAGAGTAGAAGATATAGACGGCCAATATGACTTTATAGTAAGTAGAGCAGTGGCAGCAATGCCAACTTTTGTGCACTGGGTAAAAGGTAAGATCGCAAAGAAGAACAACCATGAATTAAAGAATGGGATTCTTTATTTAAAAGGAGGAGACCTATCTGAAGAATTAGAACAATATACTTCAGCCAAAATTTACCCACTCCCAGATTATTTTGAAGAGGAATTCTTCGAGACAAAGAAAGTTGTTCATCTACCTATGAAATTTAAAGGTTAG
- a CDS encoding fatty acid desaturase family protein: protein MQENKDNVRFSRIDSGKFFRTLNKRVNAYFKDNDISKTGNWKLHIKAIVMFSLFLAPYFLILTLDISQWWMLLLTVVMGAGMAGVGMNIMHDGNHGSYSSKKWINKFMGGTIYILAGNVYNWQVQHNVLHHTYTNIHGHDEDLDAGRIIRFSKHAEWSRFHKFQHYYSVFLYGLLTFNWALTTDFKQTKRYLKRKLSYGKLPSPAKQWSIIAITKLIYVSIWIVIPMLILSISWWKILIGFFVMHYTAGLILSIVFQLAHVVKETEMPVPDETGSMKNTWAIHQLFTTVNFATKNRLVNWFTGGLNHQVEHHIFPNISHIHYTKIAEIVKETAKECNLPYNEFKTTRGAIIAHFKHLKEMGAKPTISA from the coding sequence ATGCAAGAAAATAAAGATAACGTACGCTTTTCTAGAATAGATTCGGGGAAATTCTTTCGGACTCTAAACAAACGTGTGAATGCCTATTTTAAAGATAATGACATTTCGAAGACTGGGAATTGGAAGCTCCACATCAAAGCCATTGTCATGTTTTCCCTATTTTTGGCTCCTTATTTCTTAATTTTAACTTTGGATATTTCACAGTGGTGGATGCTATTACTTACCGTAGTTATGGGAGCGGGTATGGCAGGAGTTGGAATGAACATTATGCATGATGGTAACCACGGTTCATATTCATCTAAGAAATGGATCAATAAATTTATGGGAGGAACTATATATATCCTTGCCGGAAATGTTTACAATTGGCAGGTTCAGCACAACGTATTGCACCACACCTACACTAATATCCATGGACATGATGAAGATCTTGATGCCGGAAGGATTATTAGATTCTCTAAACACGCAGAGTGGTCTAGATTTCATAAATTCCAGCATTATTATTCTGTTTTCTTATACGGGCTACTTACTTTCAATTGGGCTTTAACTACAGATTTTAAACAGACAAAAAGATATTTGAAACGTAAATTATCTTATGGTAAACTTCCTTCTCCTGCAAAACAATGGAGTATAATTGCAATAACAAAACTTATATATGTAAGCATTTGGATAGTTATTCCTATGCTTATACTTTCAATCTCTTGGTGGAAGATATTAATAGGATTTTTTGTAATGCACTATACCGCCGGATTGATATTAAGTATCGTATTTCAATTAGCGCATGTTGTAAAAGAAACTGAAATGCCTGTTCCAGATGAGACCGGATCTATGAAAAACACATGGGCGATACATCAATTATTCACAACGGTAAATTTTGCCACTAAAAACAGACTTGTAAACTGGTTTACCGGTGGCTTAAATCATCAGGTGGAACATCATATTTTTCCAAACATTAGCCACATACATTACACTAAGATAGCAGAGATCGTTAAGGAGACTGCTAAAGAATGTAATTTGCCTTACAATGAATTTAAAACTACAAGAGGCGCAATAATAGCTCACTTTAAACATTTAAAAGAGATGGGTGCTAAACCAACCATTTCTGCTTAA